CCGCCGCTCGGGCTGGCCGTCCGGGAGGGTCGCCTCGGAACTCTCATCCGGAGTGCGGGTGACGATCGCCTGGGTCTCGGACTCCGAGTCGCCGGCATGCAGGGCGTGAGCCTCGGTCGGCTCGGCGTCGGGGTTGTGCTCGGCGTCCGGTCTGCCGCTGGATTTGGTGCCGTCGCGGTCTGGCTCGGGTGCGTTGGGCATGCGTGCAGCTTAACTGAGCCGGATTGGCAGAATGGGCCCATGACGCCCACCCGTGACCTCCTCGGACCCGATCCGATTCTGCTACCCGGCGACAGCGAGGCTGAAGCCGAGCTGCTCGCGGACGAGAAGCCGGGGATCGTCGCCGCCGCCCATCCGTCGGCGTCAGTGGCCTGGGCTGCTCTCGCTGAAGAAGCGCTGGCCGAGGACAAGGCGATCACGGCTTACGCCTACGCGCGGACCGGTTACCACCGGGGTCTGGACCAGCTGCGCCGCAACGGCTGGAAGGGCTTCGGCCCGGTGCCCTACGCGCACGAACCGAACCGAGGATTCCTGCGGTGCGTGGCAGCACTGGCCCGTGCCGCTGACGCCATCGGGGAGACCGACGAATACGGACGCTGCCTGGATCTGCTCGACGACTGCGATCCCTCGGCGCGCGCGGCGTTCGGGTTCTAGAACGTCTCCTCGCAGTGGCCGTCCGGGCAGTCGATCTGCACGGTGGCGTGGTTGAGCCCTCGGGCTGACAGCAGCGCCCGCGCCTCGCTGAGCACCTGCGCCGAGTCGCCGGTGCTGGTGAGGTGGGCGGTGACCATGTCCTTGCCGGGGGACAGGGTCCAGACGTGCAGGTCGTGCACATCGGTGACGCCGTTCAGATCGCCCAGCGCCGAACGCAGTTCGTCGACGTCGATGTGCGCCGGTGAGGACTCGGACAGGATGCGCAGGGCGGCGCGGGCCAGCGCGATCGCCCTGGGCAACACCCACAGCGCGACCAGCACTGCCACCACCACGTCCGCGTACGGCCAGTGCGTCGTGACGGTCACCACGCCGGCGATCAAGACGCCGATGCTGCCGACTGTGTCGGCGACGACCTCCATGTAGGCGCCCTTGACTGCCAGGCTCGCCTCGGAGTGCGAGCGGAGCAGCATCGCCACCAGAAAGTTGGCGGCGACGCCGGCCAGCGCCACCACGATCATCGGCACGCCGGGCACCGACGGCTTGCTGCCGAGTCGCTCGATCGCCTCGAAGAGGATGAACACGGCTACACCCACCAGCAGCACGGCGTTGGCCACCGCGGTGAACACCTCGGCGCGGTGCCAGCCATAGGTGCGGTCCGGCGACGAGCTGCCGCGCTTCGCCAGGATGACGGCGACCAGACCCATGAACACGGCGACCACGTCGGTAAGCATGTGGCCCGCGTCGGCGAGCAGCGCGATCGAGTTGATCATCAATGCGGTGGTCAGTTCGATGACGAAGAAGGTCGCCAGGATCCCCGCGGCACCGATCATCCGGGGGATCATGCGCGACGCGTCCGCCTCAGCGGGGGTGTGACTGTGTCCGGCGCCCATGGCTGACTAATATATGCACACACACGCATATGTGGCAAGGCTGTGGCCGCCGCGACATTGAGCCGACGCACACGACACGCCGGAAAAGGTGTGCCTGCTGTCAGTTTCGAGGAGGACAGCTCAGGTCAGGGCGCTCCAGAAGCGGGTCAGCGCGGCGCCGGCCATCGACAGCCGCGGCGGCACCCCGGACAACCCGAAAAGCCAGTAGACGACCTCGAAGAACCACCGGTTCAGGCCCGGCGCCAGCAGCACGACCAGCAGGATGAACAGCCCGAACTGTTTGGCCGGCGCCACCGCCCGCTGCGTCTGCGGACTCAGGTGCGGCTCCACCGCGTCGTAGCCGTCCAGGCCCGGGACCGGCAGCAGGTTCAGCACCACCGCGGTGACTTGCAGGAAGCCCAGGAAAGCCATCCCCGCGACCAGCACCAGGTGCGCGGGGTCGTAGAAAACCCGGGTTGCGGTCAGCAGCACCACCGCCAGGCCCAGGTTCATCGCCGGCCCGGCCAGACTCACCAGGGTGCGCCGCGCCGGCGTCATGAACGAGGTCTGCAGGTACACCGCCGCGCCGGGCAGGCCGATCCCGCCCAGCGCGATGAACACCATCGGCAGCACCAGCGACAGCCCCAGATGGCTGTAGCGTCGCGGATCCAGGTTCAGGTAGCCGCGCACCGCCGCGTCGTGGTCGCCGAACCGCCACGCGGTGTAGGCGTGCCCGAACTCGTGCAGGCACAGCGACACCAGCCAGCCGGCGATGACGAAGATGAACACCCCGGCGTAGGCCATCGGCCGTATGACCGATCCGGCCGCCCAGGCCAGCGCCGCACCGACGCCCGTCGCTCCGACCAGACCAAGGAAGATCGGGCTGGGTCGCACTTATCGAAACTAACTACTGCAACTACCGAACCAGCAGCCAGCCCTCGACATGGCGGTAGAACGCCGACCGGCGCACCGGTCGCGGCGCCGGTACCCCGTCGCGCCGCAGCGCGGCACCCGTCGTACCCAGCTGGGCGGCGCGCCCGCTGACCCACCGCGGCAACGGGCCGCGGATTGAAGCCCGCAGGCCGGGCAGCGCGGGCGTCGGCTCGATCCACACTCCTGCCGCGTCCCCGTCGAACAGCACGGTGTCGTCCACCACGGCCTCACCCCGGATCGCGACGGCGGCATCGGCAGGCAGCCATTCGGCTCGCCCGACCAGCGCCGTTCCGGTCTCGTCGCGGATCAACGGCACCCGGCTTGCGGTACCCCGCAGCGCCCGCCGGGCCGCGCGCCGTCCCGCCGGCAGCCGGTAGGTCCGGGTAGCGCGGGTGCGCCGGCGCGGCGCGTACGCCACCTCCACGTCGAGCCGTTCGGCGCGCAGCAACCGGGTCAGCACCGCGGCCAGATCGGCGTCGGAACCCACCACGACCAGCCGCCGGCAGGCGGCGATGTCGTCACCCTCGAGCATGGGCAGACCGCGCAACGGGCGGGGCAGTCCAGCACCGTCGAACACCGACACCGCGACACCCGGCGCGTTCTGACCCGCATTCATGACACTCCTCGGGAACCGCTCGGTAGGGTAGGTCACCGGCTGGACCACAATAAGCGGCCCAACCTGCCAGACGAGTTGGGAGCACGTCATGCCGGCAATCGTCCTCATCGGCGCCCAGTGGGGTGACGAGGGCAAAGGTAAAGCAACGGATCTGCTCGGTGGACGCGTGCAGTGGGTGGTGCGCTACCAAGGCGGCAACAACGCCGGGCACACCGTGGTGCTGCCTACCGGTGAGAACTTCGCCCTGCACCTGATCCCCTCGGGGGTGCTGACGCCCGGCGTCACCAACGTCATCGGCAACGGTGTCGTGATCGATCCCGGGGTGCTGCTCGACGAGCTCAAGGGTCTGGAAGATCGCGGTGTCGACACCTCCAAGCTGCTGATCTCCGCCGACGCGCATCTGTTGATGCCCTACCACGTGGCCATCGACAAGGTCACCGAGCGCTACATGGGCAGCAAGAAGATCGGCACCACCGGGCGCGGCATCGGGCCGTGCTACCAGGACAAGATCGCGCGGATGGGCATCCGGGCCGCCGACGTGCTCGACCACGCGCAGCTGCAGCACAAGATCGAGGCCGCCCTGGAACTGAAGAACCAGATCCTGGTCAAGATCTACAACCGCAAGGCCCTCGAGCCCGACCAGGTCCTCGAGGCGGTGCTGCAGCAGGCCGAGGGGTTCCGCCACCGCATCGCCGACACCCGGCTGCTGCTCAACAACGCCCTCGACGCCGGTGAGACGGTGTTGCTGGAGGGTTCGCAGGGCACCCTGCTCGACGTCGACCACGGCACCTACCCGTACGTGACGTCGTCGAACCCGACGGCGGGCGGTGCGGCCGTCGGCTCGGGCATCGGCCCGACCCGGATCGGCACCGTGCTGGGGATCCTCAAGGCGTACACCACCCGGGTGGGTTCCGGCCCGTTCCCGACCGAGCTGTTCGACGAGAACGGTGAGTACCTGTCCAAGACGGGCGGCGAATTCGGTGTCACCACCGGGCGGCGGCGCCGCTGCGGCTGGTTCGACGCCGTCATCGCCCGGTATGCCACCCGCGTCAACGGCATCACCGACTACTTCCTGACCAAGCTCGACGTGCTGTCCAGCCTGGAGACGGTGCCGGTCTGCGTCGGCTACGAGGTCGACGGTAAGCGCACGCCGGAGATGCCGATGACCCAGAGCGACCTGTGCCGCGCCACGCCGGTCTACGAGGAACTCCCCGGCTGGTGGGAGGACATCTCCGCCGCGCGCGAGTTCGACGACCTGCCCGCCAAGGCCCGTGATTACGTGTTGCGGCTGGAAGAGCTTGCCGGAGCCCATGTTTCGTGCATCGGGGTGGGTCCGGGGCGGGATCAGACCATCGTGCGCCGGGATATCCTGGCGGCTGGCGCGTGACGCATTACACGTCGCTCGGGCAACAGGGTGATCCCCGGGACGAAGATCCCGAGTACGAACACCATGGCGGCTTCCCCGAGTACGGCCCGGCCAGCCCGGGACCCGGCTTCGGCAAGTTCGTCGCGACCATGCGCCGGCTGCAGGACCTGGCGGTGTCCGCCGACCCGGGTGACGACGTCTGGGACGAGGCGGCCGAACGGGCCGCCGCGCTCATGGAGCTGCTGGAGCCGTTCGAGGCGGATGCGGGTCAGTCGCCGGCCGGCCGCACCCCAGGCCTGCCGGGCATGGGCAGCCTGCTGCTGCCGCCCTGGAAGCTGACCCGCTACGCGCCCGAGGGTGTCGAGATGACGGGGCACTTCACCCGGTTTCACGTCGGCGGCAACTGGGCGGTGCACGGCGGCGTGTTGCCGCTGTTGTTCGACCACACCTTCGGCATGGTCAGCCATGCCGCCGGACGTCCGATCAGCCGCACGGCTTTCCTGCATGTCGACTACCGCAAGATCACCCCGATCGACACGCCGCTGACCATCCGCGGGCGGGTCACCCGGATCGAAGGCCGCAAGGCGTTCGTGTCCGCGGAACTGGTCCAGACTTCGGACGGGGCCGAGGAGGCCCTTCTGGCCGAGGGCAACGGCCTGATGGTGCGCCTGCTGCCCGGCCAGCCCTAACTCTGGTTGGGGTTCGGCGGAACCACGATGATCGTCGCGCCCGGGATCGCCGCCAGCGTCGCCGCCAGGTTGGCCACCACTCCCGGCGGCAGACCCTGCGGCAATCCGGGGAAGTGCGCCGCGGCCGCCGCGGCGGGGATGGCGGGGGCATTGGCCGCCGGCCTGGTGGCCGCGGCGCCGGGGGACCCGCTGGCGGCCGGTGCGGCCTGCGCCGGTGACGGGGACGATCCGGCCCGCGCCGCCAGGCCCGCCACGCTGGTTCCTGCCAGACCTGCGGCCGCCATGCCCGTATAGCCGCCGCCGTCGTCGGCCGCGGCCACGTACATCGGAGTGCCGGTCGGAAACATTGCCGCGACCTGCCGCGCCGCCGGCGCCATGAACCAGCTCTGTGGCACCGACAGGCCGTTGAGGCTGGCGGAATTACCGGAAAGTGCGGCGGCCTCGGCCCCCAGCGGCGCCGCCGCGAACGGCTCCGGAGAAAAAGCAGGCGCTGCGGTGGCGATATCAGCCTCGTTCCCGAGGCCTTCTTCCGCCAACTCGTTGCCCTGTTCGAGCTCTTCCTCCTCGATCTGGTCGCTGCGAATCTCTTCGCTGTATTGCCCCAATGCGACGATCAGACTCGCGCCCGCGAGGCCCGCGGTGGTGAGGACCAGCAGGTCCAGATCTTCGAACGGGCTCGGTAGCGGGATCACGGGTGCTGCCGGCGCCGCAGCTGCGGCAACGCCTACCGGTTGCGCCAGCGCCGCGGCGGCGTCCACTTCCCCGGCCACCGCGCCCTCGTTGGTGGTCGCCGGCGGCAGGGTGAACGGCGCGAACTGGGAGGCGGCTTCCGAGTTGCCGGCGTAGCCGTTCATGGCGACGATGTCCTGCGCCCACATCTGGCCGTAGTCCGCTTCGGCGGTCGCAATGGCCGGCGTGTTCTGCCCGAAGATGTTGGTTCTCGCGAGCGAGATGGTGGTGTTGCGGTTTACCTCGATGGTTGACGGTGGCACCGTCGCCGCGTATGCCGCCTCGTACGCGTCGGCGGCGCTGAGGGCCTGTGCCGCCGCATGCTCGGCCTGAGCGGCGGTCCCCCGCATCCATGCGACGTAAGGCGAGGCCGCCGCCGCCATCGTCAGCGAGGAGGAGCCCAGCCATTCCTGGCTGGTGAGGCCGGAGAGCACCGAGGCATAGGACTCGGCCGTCGCGTTCAATTCCTCGGAAAGCCGTTCCCATGACATCGCCGCCCGCATCAACGGGGCCGACCCCGGGCCGGAATACATTCTGGCCGAATTGATTTCAGGAGGTAGCGCGCCGAACTCCATCCTCACCACGCGCTGAACCCCGCTCCTGAACATGGCGGCGAAGCCGTCCCGCCATTCAGCGCCTCCATCGTTGTGCCGATGTTCGCCAGGCTGTCGGCGGCAGCCCTCACTATCTCCGGCTGCGTCGTCACGACTGACACGCACACTCCTCTCCCCCGAAACAGTTAATCTTCTCCGCGCAGTCCCGCACAAATTCGGCAAACGAGCCCCGGAGCGGCGTTCCGCGGCCGCACCTATTGTTGAGTGCGTGACTGACGGCTTGACCGAGGGACAAGAAGGCACGACGACGTGGGTCGTCGAGGAACCGGCCGAAGCCCGACCCGAATCCGAGGCCCATCCCGAGCCCGAGGCGCAACCCGAACCTGAACCTGACGTCGATGCCGGGCCGCGGGTGCTGTTGCTGGGTTCCGACGAGTCCGGCCGGGAGTTGGCGGTGGCACTGCAGCGGCTTGGCGCCGAGGTGATCACCGCGGAAGCCGTTGTGTTGACCGACGCTGAAGAACTGAAGGCCGTGGTGGCGGCGCTGCAGCCGGACTTCGTGGTCACGTTGCCCGGAGCCTTCGACGCTCCGGCGGCCGTCGCGGTGCTCGACGATCTCGAGGCCGGGGACACCGAACTGGTGCCCGGGGCCCGCGCCGTGCGGTTGACGGCCGACCGGGAGGGCCTGCGGCGGCTGGCCGCCGACGAATTGGGTCTGCCGACCGCGCCGTTCTGGTTCGTCGACTCGCTTGCCGAACTCGAGGCGGTCGCCGCCCATGCCGGCTATCCGCTGCTGGTCAAGGGTGTCGACGGGTCAGGCCGGTCGGTCGTCCGGGGCGCGGACGAAGTCGCGGGTGCCTGGGAATTGGCCGGCGCGGGTGGTCGGGTCTGGGCCGAGACCGTGGTGGACGTCGAGTTTTTGGTCACGCTGATCGTGGTGCGTACCGAGGGCCCGTTGGGGCCGGTCATCGAGTTCTGCGCGCCCATCGGTCACCACGCCGACGACTCCGGCGCGCTGGAGTCCTGGCAGCCGCAGCACCTGACCACCGCCGCCGTGGACGCGGCGAAGTCGATCGCCGCACGCATCGTCAAATCGCTGGGCGGGCGTGGCGTCTTCAGCGTCGGATTGATGATCAACGGGGACGAGGTGTACTTCGCTGAGGTGACCGCGGGTCCCACGGACAGCGCCTGGGTGACCCTGCGTAGCCAGCGACTTTCGGTTTTCGAGCTGCAAGCGCGGGCTGTCCTGGGAGTTGCCGTGGACACCATGATGGTGTCGCCGGGCGCCGCCCGACTGGTCGATCACGGGCCCGCCGCCCCTGGTGCGGCCCCCAGCGGTGACGTGCTCGCCGCCGCGCTTGCGGTGCCCGAAAGCGATCTGCGGGTGTTCGGTTCGACGAGCCCGGAGCGCCCTGCCTCAGGGGCGGACAAGTGGGGTGTTGCACTGGCCACCGCGCCGGAGGTGGGGGCTGCTCGCGACCGCGCCCGGGACGTGGCGGCGCGGCTGAATGTGCGAGACTCACGCGGGTGAGTTACGCAGGAGACATCACGCCCCTCGAGGCGTGGAAATTGCTCAGTGACAATCCTCAGGCTGTGCTGGTGGATGTGCGCACCGACGCCGAGTGGCGCTTCGTAGGGGTTCCCGACCTGTCGGGTCTGGGCCGCGACGTGGTCTACGTCGAGTGGAACAAATCCAACGGACAGCACAACAACAACTTCCTCGCCGAACTGCGGGACAAGGTCCCGTCCACCGGCGAGGGCGAACGTCCCGTCGTGTTCCTGTGTCGCTCCGGCAATCGCTCGATCGGGGCCGCCGAGGTCGCGACCGAGGCCGGGTACACCCCGTCGTACAACGTGCTGGACGGCTTCGAAGGTCAGCTCGACGCGCGCGGTCACCGCGGTGAGACAGGGTGGCGGGCGGTCGGACTTCCCTGGAAACAAGGCTAGTAATCGGGATGAAGGAACTGCCTGACGGCGTGAGCCAGGCGACCATCGGGGTGCGCGGCGGGCTGACGCGCTCCGGGTTCGAAGAGACTTCCGAGGCGATGTTCCTGTCGTCCGGCTACGTCTATCCCTCCGCCGAAGTCGCCGAGCAGTCGTTCACCGGCGAGGTGGAGCACTACGTGTACTCGCGCTACGGCAACCCGACCGTCAACATGTTTCAGGAGCGGCTGCGGCTGATCGAGGGCGCCCCGGCGGCGTTCGCGACGGCCAGTGGCATGGCCGCGGTATTCGTTTCCCTGGGCGCGCTGCTGGGTGCCGGCGACCGCCTGGTCGCGGCGCGCAGCCTGTTCGGATCCTGTTTCGTGGTGTGCAACGAAATCCTGCCGCGCTGGGGGGTGGAGACGGTATTCGTCGACGGCGACGACCTGGCGCAGTGGGAAAAGGCGCTGTCGGTACCGACCCAGGCGGTGTTCTTCGAGACGCCGTCCAATCCGATGCAGTCACTCGTCGACATTGCGGCGGTCACCGAGCTGGCGCACGCCGCAGGCGCAAAAGTGGTGCTGGACAACGTTTTCGCGACGCCCCTGCTGCAGCAGGGTTTCCCGCTCGGGGTCGACGTGGTGGTGTACTCGGGCACCAAGCACATCGACGGTCAGGGTCGGGTGCTCGGTGGCGCCATTCTGGGCGATAAGGAGTACATCGACGGTCCGGTGCAGAAGCTGATGCGCCACACCGGCCCCGCGATGAGCGCGTTCAATTCCTGGGTGATGCTCAAAGGGCTTGAGACGCTTGCCATTCGGGTTGATTACAGCAACGCGTCCGCGCAGCGCATCGCGGAGTTCCTGGAAGGCCACCCCGCGGTGAACTGGGTGCGTTACCCCTTCCTGCCGTCGCACCCGCAGTACGACCTGGCGAAGCGCCAGATGTCCGGTGGCGGAACGGTTGTCACGTTCGAATTGGCCGCCGCCGAGAATGCTTCAAAGCAGCGCGCCTTCGAGGTGCTGAACAAACTACGTCTGATCGACATCAGCAATAATCTGGGCGACACGAAATCGCTTGTCACACATCCGGCTACGACGACGCACCGCGCAATGGGACCGGAAGGCCGCGCCGCCATCGGGCTCGGTGACGGCGTGGTCCGGATCTCGGTCGGCCTGGAAGGCACCGACGATCTGATCGCCGATATCGACCAGGCCTTGAGCTAGCCCTGAGCTAGCCGGCCGCCCGCTGTTCGGCGGCCTCCGCGCGTTCGGCAGCGGCCAGCGTGCCTTCTTCCGCATACTCTTTCACCCAGTTGACCGCCACGCGGGCGTAGATCATCTGACTGGTGATGGCCATCTGGCCGCGGGTGCGGCCCAGGAAGGCCAGGCCCCAGGAGAACGCGGCGGAGATCCGGTTGCGATGGCCCACCAGGTACAACAGGTGCAGGAACAGCCACGCCAACCAGGCGATCAAGCCGGCGAACTCCAGCTTGCCGACCTTCGCGACGGCGCTGTAGTGGGAGATCAGCGCCATGCTGCCCTTGTTGAAATACTGGAACGGCTCGCGCGCGGCCGGGTCGTCCTTGCCCTTGACGACGTTCTTGATGATGCCGGTGGCGTACTTCGCGCCCTGGATCGCGCCTTGGGCCATCCCCGGTACGCCGGGCACTGCCATCAGATCGCCCACGACGAAGACGTTCGGGTGACCCCTGACGGTGAGGTCGGGCTCCACCACAACCCTTCCGGCACGGTCGGTTTCGGTTCCGTCGGCCTGATCGGCGATCATCTTGCCCAGCGAGCTGGCTTGCACCCCGGCGGCCCACACCTTGCAGGCGCATTCGATGCGGCGTTCGGTGCCGTCCTTCTCCTTGACGGTGATGCCCTTGTAGTCGACGGCGGTCACCATCGCGTTCAGTTGGACCTCGACGTCCATCTTCTCCAGCTTGTGCTGCGCCTTGAGACCCAGTTTCTCGCCCATCGGCGGCAATACCGCGCCGGCGGCGTCGAGCAGAATCACCCGGCACTCGCTGGGCGTGATGGTGCGGAACGCGCCGGCCAGGGTGCGTTCGGCGAGCTGGACGATCTCGCCGGCCAGTTCCACGCCGGTGGGTCCGGCGCCGACGACGACGAAGGTCAGCCGGC
This genomic stretch from Mycobacterium paragordonae harbors:
- a CDS encoding DUF3151 domain-containing protein; this encodes MTPTRDLLGPDPILLPGDSEAEAELLADEKPGIVAAAHPSASVAWAALAEEALAEDKAITAYAYARTGYHRGLDQLRRNGWKGFGPVPYAHEPNRGFLRCVAALARAADAIGETDEYGRCLDLLDDCDPSARAAFGF
- a CDS encoding cation diffusion facilitator family transporter produces the protein MGAGHSHTPAEADASRMIPRMIGAAGILATFFVIELTTALMINSIALLADAGHMLTDVVAVFMGLVAVILAKRGSSSPDRTYGWHRAEVFTAVANAVLLVGVAVFILFEAIERLGSKPSVPGVPMIVVALAGVAANFLVAMLLRSHSEASLAVKGAYMEVVADTVGSIGVLIAGVVTVTTHWPYADVVVAVLVALWVLPRAIALARAALRILSESSPAHIDVDELRSALGDLNGVTDVHDLHVWTLSPGKDMVTAHLTSTGDSAQVLSEARALLSARGLNHATVQIDCPDGHCEETF
- a CDS encoding site-2 protease family protein, with product MRPSPIFLGLVGATGVGAALAWAAGSVIRPMAYAGVFIFVIAGWLVSLCLHEFGHAYTAWRFGDHDAAVRGYLNLDPRRYSHLGLSLVLPMVFIALGGIGLPGAAVYLQTSFMTPARRTLVSLAGPAMNLGLAVVLLTATRVFYDPAHLVLVAGMAFLGFLQVTAVVLNLLPVPGLDGYDAVEPHLSPQTQRAVAPAKQFGLFILLVVLLAPGLNRWFFEVVYWLFGLSGVPPRLSMAGAALTRFWSALT
- a CDS encoding peptidase M50; the protein is MNAGQNAPGVAVSVFDGAGLPRPLRGLPMLEGDDIAACRRLVVVGSDADLAAVLTRLLRAERLDVEVAYAPRRRTRATRTYRLPAGRRAARRALRGTASRVPLIRDETGTALVGRAEWLPADAAVAIRGEAVVDDTVLFDGDAAGVWIEPTPALPGLRASIRGPLPRWVSGRAAQLGTTGAALRRDGVPAPRPVRRSAFYRHVEGWLLVR
- a CDS encoding adenylosuccinate synthase — encoded protein: MPAIVLIGAQWGDEGKGKATDLLGGRVQWVVRYQGGNNAGHTVVLPTGENFALHLIPSGVLTPGVTNVIGNGVVIDPGVLLDELKGLEDRGVDTSKLLISADAHLLMPYHVAIDKVTERYMGSKKIGTTGRGIGPCYQDKIARMGIRAADVLDHAQLQHKIEAALELKNQILVKIYNRKALEPDQVLEAVLQQAEGFRHRIADTRLLLNNALDAGETVLLEGSQGTLLDVDHGTYPYVTSSNPTAGGAAVGSGIGPTRIGTVLGILKAYTTRVGSGPFPTELFDENGEYLSKTGGEFGVTTGRRRRCGWFDAVIARYATRVNGITDYFLTKLDVLSSLETVPVCVGYEVDGKRTPEMPMTQSDLCRATPVYEELPGWWEDISAAREFDDLPAKARDYVLRLEELAGAHVSCIGVGPGRDQTIVRRDILAAGA
- a CDS encoding PaaI family thioesterase; this translates as MTHYTSLGQQGDPRDEDPEYEHHGGFPEYGPASPGPGFGKFVATMRRLQDLAVSADPGDDVWDEAAERAAALMELLEPFEADAGQSPAGRTPGLPGMGSLLLPPWKLTRYAPEGVEMTGHFTRFHVGGNWAVHGGVLPLLFDHTFGMVSHAAGRPISRTAFLHVDYRKITPIDTPLTIRGRVTRIEGRKAFVSAELVQTSDGAEEALLAEGNGLMVRLLPGQP
- a CDS encoding PPE family protein; protein product: MEFGALPPEINSARMYSGPGSAPLMRAAMSWERLSEELNATAESYASVLSGLTSQEWLGSSSLTMAAAASPYVAWMRGTAAQAEHAAAQALSAADAYEAAYAATVPPSTIEVNRNTTISLARTNIFGQNTPAIATAEADYGQMWAQDIVAMNGYAGNSEAASQFAPFTLPPATTNEGAVAGEVDAAAALAQPVGVAAAAAPAAPVIPLPSPFEDLDLLVLTTAGLAGASLIVALGQYSEEIRSDQIEEEELEQGNELAEEGLGNEADIATAAPAFSPEPFAAAPLGAEAAALSGNSASLNGLSVPQSWFMAPAARQVAAMFPTGTPMYVAAADDGGGYTGMAAAGLAGTSVAGLAARAGSSPSPAQAAPAASGSPGAAATRPAANAPAIPAAAAAAHFPGLPQGLPPGVVANLAATLAAIPGATIIVVPPNPNQS
- the purT gene encoding formate-dependent phosphoribosylglycinamide formyltransferase → MTDGLTEGQEGTTTWVVEEPAEARPESEAHPEPEAQPEPEPDVDAGPRVLLLGSDESGRELAVALQRLGAEVITAEAVVLTDAEELKAVVAALQPDFVVTLPGAFDAPAAVAVLDDLEAGDTELVPGARAVRLTADREGLRRLAADELGLPTAPFWFVDSLAELEAVAAHAGYPLLVKGVDGSGRSVVRGADEVAGAWELAGAGGRVWAETVVDVEFLVTLIVVRTEGPLGPVIEFCAPIGHHADDSGALESWQPQHLTTAAVDAAKSIAARIVKSLGGRGVFSVGLMINGDEVYFAEVTAGPTDSAWVTLRSQRLSVFELQARAVLGVAVDTMMVSPGAARLVDHGPAAPGAAPSGDVLAAALAVPESDLRVFGSTSPERPASGADKWGVALATAPEVGAARDRARDVAARLNVRDSRG
- a CDS encoding rhodanese-like domain-containing protein, whose protein sequence is MSYAGDITPLEAWKLLSDNPQAVLVDVRTDAEWRFVGVPDLSGLGRDVVYVEWNKSNGQHNNNFLAELRDKVPSTGEGERPVVFLCRSGNRSIGAAEVATEAGYTPSYNVLDGFEGQLDARGHRGETGWRAVGLPWKQG
- a CDS encoding O-succinylhomoserine sulfhydrylase gives rise to the protein MKELPDGVSQATIGVRGGLTRSGFEETSEAMFLSSGYVYPSAEVAEQSFTGEVEHYVYSRYGNPTVNMFQERLRLIEGAPAAFATASGMAAVFVSLGALLGAGDRLVAARSLFGSCFVVCNEILPRWGVETVFVDGDDLAQWEKALSVPTQAVFFETPSNPMQSLVDIAAVTELAHAAGAKVVLDNVFATPLLQQGFPLGVDVVVYSGTKHIDGQGRVLGGAILGDKEYIDGPVQKLMRHTGPAMSAFNSWVMLKGLETLAIRVDYSNASAQRIAEFLEGHPAVNWVRYPFLPSHPQYDLAKRQMSGGGTVVTFELAAAENASKQRAFEVLNKLRLIDISNNLGDTKSLVTHPATTTHRAMGPEGRAAIGLGDGVVRISVGLEGTDDLIADIDQALS
- a CDS encoding NAD(P)/FAD-dependent oxidoreductase, with the translated sequence MTPPPAEASTAEKRHHVVIIGSGFGGLNAAKSLRRANVDITLISKTTTHLFQPLLYQVATGILSEGDIAPTTRLILRKQKNVRVILGEVSGIDLASQTVTSKLINMETVTHYDSLIVAAGAQQSYFGNDHFATFAPGMKTIDDALELRGRILGAFEAAEVATDHAERERRLTFVVVGAGPTGVELAGEIVQLAERTLAGAFRTITPSECRVILLDAAGAVLPPMGEKLGLKAQHKLEKMDVEVQLNAMVTAVDYKGITVKEKDGTERRIECACKVWAAGVQASSLGKMIADQADGTETDRAGRVVVEPDLTVRGHPNVFVVGDLMAVPGVPGMAQGAIQGAKYATGIIKNVVKGKDDPAAREPFQYFNKGSMALISHYSAVAKVGKLEFAGLIAWLAWLFLHLLYLVGHRNRISAAFSWGLAFLGRTRGQMAITSQMIYARVAVNWVKEYAEEGTLAAAERAEAAEQRAAG